The Bryobacteraceae bacterium genome includes a window with the following:
- a CDS encoding universal stress protein yields the protein MIPPPFESVVCPIDFSDCSANALRWAAWLAQTSGKPLRLLHAVHVDTPAYLTPERREQILEEWNEIRKHAEQHLKEWAKQFLPEGIDVRYEISDAPPVEAIIAAAHRANAWVVMGTHGRTGWRQVWLGSVTTRTIEQAKVPVLAIPPDKTICPK from the coding sequence ATGATCCCGCCCCCCTTCGAATCGGTGGTCTGCCCCATCGACTTCAGCGATTGCTCCGCCAATGCTCTGCGCTGGGCTGCCTGGCTCGCCCAGACGTCCGGCAAGCCGCTCCGCCTGCTTCACGCCGTCCATGTCGACACGCCCGCCTACCTCACCCCGGAGCGCCGCGAGCAGATTCTGGAAGAATGGAATGAGATCCGCAAACACGCCGAGCAGCATCTGAAAGAGTGGGCGAAACAGTTTCTCCCGGAAGGCATCGACGTGCGATACGAAATCTCCGACGCTCCCCCCGTGGAAGCCATCATCGCCGCCGCTCACCGCGCCAACGCATGGGTCGTCATGGGAACCCACGGACGCACCGGCTGGCGCCAGGTCTGGCTCGGCTCCGTCACCACCCGGACCATCGAACAGGCCAAAGTCCCCGTTCTGGCCATTCCGCCCGACAAAACCATTTGCCCGAAATAG
- the cpaE gene encoding pilus assembly protein CpaE encodes MFSDRIVLLARDLEAASELREIVAQCNPFHEILTLDAGDPARIQEFLQSLASGKPDLVFVEIRDFRDLAEVFEPLMNADPALRLLVYGRKIENHTYLELHRLGFGNRILHLPARREQLERITDDLRTSHSAPLPPSVELCPMISFLPGKPGSGASTAAWHFAAVCTERLQGRVALVDLDLNCGVQSLFTGAASGMNLFDAISVVDHTGRLPDAEYLPSRDGVLILSTQRRCRSSRIDSHLFDNFLTAVRAACSLVVVDHSGNWERFSVQAMKASAVVFCVSGNDYLSLAQTHRAAALIEEEGFLGSVRLILNRHGSSFSVPVEEAARLAGFQIAATLPNSFGQLQTALRRGRRADPRSAYSTALADLVTQTLRSLRLYREEDRSQLQRWEDSRSWLAALGLSRRRASAPSSPLIGRS; translated from the coding sequence ATGTTCTCGGACCGCATCGTTCTTCTCGCCCGCGACCTCGAGGCGGCCAGCGAACTCCGCGAGATCGTGGCGCAATGCAACCCGTTCCATGAAATCCTCACCCTCGACGCGGGAGATCCGGCCAGAATTCAGGAGTTTCTCCAGTCTCTCGCCTCCGGGAAGCCGGATCTTGTCTTCGTCGAAATCCGCGATTTCAGGGACCTTGCCGAAGTTTTTGAACCTCTGATGAACGCCGATCCTGCCCTCCGCCTTCTCGTCTACGGCAGGAAAATTGAAAATCACACCTATCTCGAACTCCACCGCCTCGGATTCGGCAACCGCATCCTCCATCTGCCGGCGCGGCGCGAGCAGCTCGAGCGCATCACCGACGATCTCCGGACCAGCCACTCCGCGCCCCTGCCTCCCTCCGTCGAGCTCTGCCCGATGATCAGCTTCCTGCCCGGCAAGCCCGGCAGCGGCGCCTCCACGGCAGCCTGGCACTTCGCCGCCGTGTGCACCGAACGCCTCCAGGGGCGCGTCGCGCTCGTCGATCTCGATCTCAACTGCGGCGTGCAAAGCCTCTTCACCGGCGCCGCTTCGGGAATGAACCTCTTCGATGCCATCTCCGTCGTCGACCATACCGGGCGCCTCCCCGACGCCGAGTACCTCCCGTCCCGCGACGGCGTCCTCATCCTCAGCACCCAGCGCCGCTGCCGCTCGTCGCGCATCGACTCCCATCTGTTCGACAATTTCCTCACCGCCGTCCGCGCCGCCTGCAGCCTCGTCGTCGTGGATCACTCCGGCAACTGGGAGCGGTTCTCCGTCCAGGCCATGAAGGCTTCCGCCGTCGTTTTCTGCGTCTCCGGCAACGATTACCTCTCCCTCGCCCAGACCCATCGCGCGGCTGCGCTCATCGAGGAAGAGGGATTCCTCGGCTCGGTCCGCCTGATCCTCAACCGCCACGGCTCCAGTTTCAGCGTCCCCGTCGAGGAAGCCGCCCGCCTGGCCGGTTTCCAGATCGCCGCCACGCTCCCCAACAGCTTCGGCCAGCTGCAGACGGCCCTCCGCCGCGGCCGGCGGGCCGATCCACGCAGCGCCTACTCGACCGCTCTCGCCGATCTCGTCACCCAGACCCTCCGGTCCCTGCGGCTCTACCGCGAGGAAGACAGGAGCCAGTTGCAGCGCTGGGAAGACTCCCGCAGCTGGCTCGCCGCGCTCGGTCTCTCCCGGCGCCGGGCTTCCGCTCCGTCTTCCCCTCTCATTGGAAGATCCTGA
- a CDS encoding HD family phosphohydrolase, with the protein MAIETRPAESVPWALENLPPFSPVAMRLVALLSDENVHVEHVSRFIAAEPVFAARVLQLANSPLFALVRQVTSIPQAVIIVGLERVKAIALTRALGDYVAPVLRRKALALCWRNTLAGAIAAELLAPAFRLDPGAAYTAGLLRDIGRLALLVKYPEAYSNAIDIAREGADLRETERSLFDLDHCQAGQWIVQRMFLPEEICRCVVHHHDAGIPDDWDLVRLVRTADSLADALGFAILPSPALPSPESVLELVPGAQRHGKLQPEALFAEIERRIAALA; encoded by the coding sequence ATGGCCATCGAAACCAGACCCGCCGAATCCGTGCCATGGGCGCTTGAAAACCTTCCCCCTTTCTCCCCTGTCGCCATGCGGCTCGTCGCCCTTCTCTCCGACGAAAACGTCCACGTCGAACACGTCAGCCGCTTCATCGCTGCCGAGCCGGTCTTCGCCGCGCGCGTCCTCCAGCTCGCCAACTCGCCGCTGTTCGCCCTCGTGCGGCAGGTCACCTCCATCCCTCAGGCCGTCATTATCGTCGGACTGGAGCGCGTCAAGGCCATCGCTCTCACGCGCGCCCTCGGCGACTACGTCGCTCCCGTCCTCCGCAGAAAAGCCCTCGCCCTCTGCTGGCGCAACACCCTGGCCGGAGCGATCGCCGCCGAACTCCTCGCCCCCGCCTTCCGCCTCGACCCCGGCGCTGCCTACACCGCCGGCCTTCTCCGCGACATTGGCCGCCTCGCTCTCCTGGTCAAATACCCCGAAGCCTATTCCAACGCCATCGACATCGCCCGCGAGGGCGCCGACCTCCGCGAAACCGAGCGCAGCCTCTTCGATCTCGATCATTGCCAGGCTGGCCAGTGGATCGTCCAGCGCATGTTTCTCCCGGAAGAAATCTGCCGCTGCGTCGTCCACCATCACGACGCCGGCATCCCTGACGACTGGGACCTCGTCCGCCTCGTCCGCACCGCCGACTCCCTCGCCGACGCCCTCGGCTTCGCCATCCTCCCCTCGCCCGCTCTTCCGTCCCCGGAAAGCGTCCTCGAACTCGTCCCTGGCGCCCAGCGTCACGGGAAATTGCAGCCGGAAGCCCTCTTCGCCGAAATCGAGCGCCGGATCGCCGCCCTCGCTTGA